In Nicotiana tabacum cultivar K326 chromosome 11, ASM71507v2, whole genome shotgun sequence, a single window of DNA contains:
- the LOC107805204 gene encoding protein trichome birefringence-like 36 isoform X2, producing the protein MAKNKSFLLFFIVFSFISGSLSQYELEELTWLDDRDDEISMFHNQHSAMRRCDLTSGKWVYDQSYPLYDSSCPYLSTAVTCTKNGRPDSDYEKWRWKPHGCEIPRFNALEFLGRMRKKRIMLVGDSIVRNQWESLVCLVQSVIPMARKTVTYVGPTMAFHAMDFETTIEFCWAPFLVELKKGPENKRILHLDMIEENAKYWRGADVLVFDSAHWWTHSDKYSSWDLVMEGNSFYRNMNPMVAYEKGLMTWAKWVDLNLDPRKTRVFFRSMSPRHNRENGWKCFNQREPLEFFSHPHVPEPLLVLKEVLRRMSFPVSFQDITTMTALRRDGHPSVYSKFVSQTGKQHLGDYKSDCSHWCLPGVPDTWNEMLNAML; encoded by the exons ATGGCAAAGAATAAGTCATTTTTGTTATTCTTTATTGTTTTCAGCTTCATTTCTGGGAGTTTATCACAGTATGAGTTGGAGGAACTAACATGGTTAGATGACAGAGATGATGAAATTTCTATGTTTCATAACCAGCATTCTGCTATGAGAAGATGTGATTTAACTTCTGGAAAATGGGTTTATGATCAATCTTACCCTCTTTATGATTCTAGCTGCCCGTATCTTAGTACTGCTGTAACTTGTACCAAGAATGGCCGTCCTGATTCTGACTATGAAAAATGGAGGTGGAAACCTCATGGTTGTGAAATTCCTAG gtttaatgcattggaattTCTTGGAAGGATGAGGAAGAAGAGAATAATGCTTGTGGGAGATTCAATAGTGAGGAATCAATGGGAGTCTCTTGTTTGTTTAGTTCAATCTGTTATCCCTATGGCTAGAAAAACAGTAACCTATGTTGGTCCTACTATGGCCTTCCATGCTATG GATTTTGAGACAACAATAGAATTCTGCTGGGCACCTTTTCTGGTTGAATTGAAAAAAGGACCAGAAAACAAGAGAATATTGCATTTGGACATGATTGAAGAGAATGCAAAGTATTGGAGAGGCGCTGATGTTCTTGTTTTTGATTCAGCTCATTGGTGGACTCACTCCGATAAATATAGTTC GTGGGACTTAGTAATGGAAGGAAACAGTTTCTATAGAAACATGAACCCAATGGTTGCCTATGAGAAAGGACTAATGACATGGGCTAAATGGGTAGACTTGAATCTTGATCCTCGAAAAACTCGAGTTTTCTTCCGAAGCATGTCGCCTCGACATAACAG GGAAAATGGATGGAAATGCTTTAATCAGAGGGAGCCATTGGAATTCTTTAGTCACCCTCATGTTCCGGAACCACTGCTGGTGCTAAAAGAAGTGCTAAGAAGGATGAGTTTTCCGGTATCTTTCCAGGATATAACGACAATGACAGCTCTTCGTAGAGACGGGCATCCTTCTGTTTATAGTAAGTTCGTAAGCCAAACGGGTAAGCAGCACTTAGGAGACTATAAATCTGATTGTAGCCATTGGTGTCTTCCCGGAGTACCTGATACCTGGAACGAAATGCTGAACGCCATGCTCTAA
- the LOC107805204 gene encoding protein trichome birefringence-like 36 isoform X1, whose amino-acid sequence MAKNKSFLLFFIVFSFISGSLSQYELEELTWLDDRDDEISMFHNQHSAMRRCDLTSGKWVYDQSYPLYDSSCPYLSTAVTCTKNGRPDSDYEKWRWKPHGCEIPRFNALEFLGRMRKKRIMLVGDSIVRNQWESLVCLVQSVIPMARKTVTYVGPTMAFHAMDFETTIEFCWAPFLVELKKGPENKRILHLDMIEENAKYWRGADVLVFDSAHWWTHSDKYSSRPRVRAVETASCRNVGWDLVMEGNSFYRNMNPMVAYEKGLMTWAKWVDLNLDPRKTRVFFRSMSPRHNRENGWKCFNQREPLEFFSHPHVPEPLLVLKEVLRRMSFPVSFQDITTMTALRRDGHPSVYSKFVSQTGKQHLGDYKSDCSHWCLPGVPDTWNEMLNAML is encoded by the exons ATGGCAAAGAATAAGTCATTTTTGTTATTCTTTATTGTTTTCAGCTTCATTTCTGGGAGTTTATCACAGTATGAGTTGGAGGAACTAACATGGTTAGATGACAGAGATGATGAAATTTCTATGTTTCATAACCAGCATTCTGCTATGAGAAGATGTGATTTAACTTCTGGAAAATGGGTTTATGATCAATCTTACCCTCTTTATGATTCTAGCTGCCCGTATCTTAGTACTGCTGTAACTTGTACCAAGAATGGCCGTCCTGATTCTGACTATGAAAAATGGAGGTGGAAACCTCATGGTTGTGAAATTCCTAG gtttaatgcattggaattTCTTGGAAGGATGAGGAAGAAGAGAATAATGCTTGTGGGAGATTCAATAGTGAGGAATCAATGGGAGTCTCTTGTTTGTTTAGTTCAATCTGTTATCCCTATGGCTAGAAAAACAGTAACCTATGTTGGTCCTACTATGGCCTTCCATGCTATG GATTTTGAGACAACAATAGAATTCTGCTGGGCACCTTTTCTGGTTGAATTGAAAAAAGGACCAGAAAACAAGAGAATATTGCATTTGGACATGATTGAAGAGAATGCAAAGTATTGGAGAGGCGCTGATGTTCTTGTTTTTGATTCAGCTCATTGGTGGACTCACTCCGATAAATATAGTTC gagaccacgggttcgagccgtggaaacagcctcttgcagaaatgtagg GTGGGACTTAGTAATGGAAGGAAACAGTTTCTATAGAAACATGAACCCAATGGTTGCCTATGAGAAAGGACTAATGACATGGGCTAAATGGGTAGACTTGAATCTTGATCCTCGAAAAACTCGAGTTTTCTTCCGAAGCATGTCGCCTCGACATAACAG GGAAAATGGATGGAAATGCTTTAATCAGAGGGAGCCATTGGAATTCTTTAGTCACCCTCATGTTCCGGAACCACTGCTGGTGCTAAAAGAAGTGCTAAGAAGGATGAGTTTTCCGGTATCTTTCCAGGATATAACGACAATGACAGCTCTTCGTAGAGACGGGCATCCTTCTGTTTATAGTAAGTTCGTAAGCCAAACGGGTAAGCAGCACTTAGGAGACTATAAATCTGATTGTAGCCATTGGTGTCTTCCCGGAGTACCTGATACCTGGAACGAAATGCTGAACGCCATGCTCTAA
- the LOC107805204 gene encoding protein trichome birefringence-like 36 isoform X3, with protein MQSKPTYNRPLWSGPFSDLAHSGRFNALEFLGRMRKKRIMLVGDSIVRNQWESLVCLVQSVIPMARKTVTYVGPTMAFHAMDFETTIEFCWAPFLVELKKGPENKRILHLDMIEENAKYWRGADVLVFDSAHWWTHSDKYSSRPRVRAVETASCRNVGWDLVMEGNSFYRNMNPMVAYEKGLMTWAKWVDLNLDPRKTRVFFRSMSPRHNRENGWKCFNQREPLEFFSHPHVPEPLLVLKEVLRRMSFPVSFQDITTMTALRRDGHPSVYSKFVSQTGKQHLGDYKSDCSHWCLPGVPDTWNEMLNAML; from the exons ATGCAGAGTAAGCctacgtacaatagacccttgtggtccggccctttctCGGACCTCGCGCATAGCGGGAG gtttaatgcattggaattTCTTGGAAGGATGAGGAAGAAGAGAATAATGCTTGTGGGAGATTCAATAGTGAGGAATCAATGGGAGTCTCTTGTTTGTTTAGTTCAATCTGTTATCCCTATGGCTAGAAAAACAGTAACCTATGTTGGTCCTACTATGGCCTTCCATGCTATG GATTTTGAGACAACAATAGAATTCTGCTGGGCACCTTTTCTGGTTGAATTGAAAAAAGGACCAGAAAACAAGAGAATATTGCATTTGGACATGATTGAAGAGAATGCAAAGTATTGGAGAGGCGCTGATGTTCTTGTTTTTGATTCAGCTCATTGGTGGACTCACTCCGATAAATATAGTTC gagaccacgggttcgagccgtggaaacagcctcttgcagaaatgtagg GTGGGACTTAGTAATGGAAGGAAACAGTTTCTATAGAAACATGAACCCAATGGTTGCCTATGAGAAAGGACTAATGACATGGGCTAAATGGGTAGACTTGAATCTTGATCCTCGAAAAACTCGAGTTTTCTTCCGAAGCATGTCGCCTCGACATAACAG GGAAAATGGATGGAAATGCTTTAATCAGAGGGAGCCATTGGAATTCTTTAGTCACCCTCATGTTCCGGAACCACTGCTGGTGCTAAAAGAAGTGCTAAGAAGGATGAGTTTTCCGGTATCTTTCCAGGATATAACGACAATGACAGCTCTTCGTAGAGACGGGCATCCTTCTGTTTATAGTAAGTTCGTAAGCCAAACGGGTAAGCAGCACTTAGGAGACTATAAATCTGATTGTAGCCATTGGTGTCTTCCCGGAGTACCTGATACCTGGAACGAAATGCTGAACGCCATGCTCTAA
- the LOC107805202 gene encoding germin-like protein subfamily 3 member 2, whose translation MIPPQMIVFLVIFLQSYLVLAYDPDPVHDYCIPRAEFSSIFLSCKNSSLVTVEDFIYSGIKDPGNFKHTGFSSIPVSSTVFPGLNTLGMSFVRADFDVDGVNVPHFHPRATETAFVLEGKIYSGFVDSGNRVFAKVIEKGEVMVFPKGLVHFQMNVGDTPAAILGSFNSQNPGLVKIPTAIFGTGIKEELLIKAFGLNDKEIAKLRKKFVPQ comes from the coding sequence ATGATTCCTCCTCAAATGATAGTTTTTCTAGTTATTTTTCTTCAGAGCTATCTTGTCCTAGCATATGATCCTGATCCAGTTCATGACTACTGCATACCAAGGGCAGAATTCTCTTCAATCTTCCTTTCTTGCAAGAATTCATCGTTGGTCACAGTCGAAGATTTTATCTATTCAGGTATTAAAGATCCAGGGAACTTTAAACATACTGGATTTTCATCCATTCCAGTTAGCTCCACTGTCTTTCCTGGACTGAACACATTAGGCATGTCATTTGTGCGCGCTGATTTTGACGTTGATGGTGTCAACGTGCCACATTTTCATCCGAGGGCCACTGAAACTGCATTCGTGCTCGAGGGGAAGATTTATTCGGGGTTTGTTGATTCAGGAAACCGAGTTTTTGCTAAGGTTATTGAGAAAGGAGAAGTGATGGTGTTTCCAAAAGGTTTAGTTCACTTCCAAATGAATGTTGGTGATACCccagctgctattttgggaagtttTAACAGCCAAAATCCTGGATTGGTGAAAATCCCAACTGCTATTTTTGGAACAGGAATTAAAGAGGAGCTTTTGATAAAGGCATTTGGATTGAATGATAAGGAGATTGCTAAATTAAGGAAGAAGTTTGTTCCTCAATAG